Proteins from a single region of Diorhabda sublineata isolate icDioSubl1.1 chromosome 2, icDioSubl1.1, whole genome shotgun sequence:
- the LOC130440722 gene encoding dystrophin-related protein 2-like isoform X2 yields MDDVPLSVVSGVFEKHRLGANEGSLCLESCELEAVLSDIYFASNKKNHTNIDVDFAAELMLNFLYNVFDKDRKGKIQVMSSKLTLAILSNCDLQEVYRYIFQQFSDHNNCITRQRLHSFLLKIIEITKYLHEYASYGPKLINISVENCFLNSPGFVGINESTFILWAENQPKILNWIPILNRIKMAEPTLHSIKCTSCKTSPVLGLLYKCTKCRRYTQCQRCFFTGRITSSHKLSHSMREYCTVVGTSYSKNKLFNKLRKIIPCSRNGQTVVVDAKPMSNDQDCIVTTDKKEVCDIKPMSSPHAQLALIIKRLEMQNKELQQFLFTENLKEKKVMRYLEEHRIHINAQIDKLKTLKNCISSNNISPNLTFRKSTKKRIAESTPVIRNTYKIDRSETKSIDILSPIASGAETVENINDNYEGVHDTEDTSGDFIEDKSSAYGIDDISTWIGGPPNNGLKINMTTKSVSKTSPGELHNNLDEALAKLQQILANNFCLDESLGHIDNTNLKYAMSEVEGMLTSFIDTVENSRASSIRSKKKQDEIGVAV; encoded by the exons A TGGATGACGTGCCGCTATCTGTAGTATCTggagtttttgaaaaacatcGATTGGGTGCTAATGAAGGTTCCCTGTGTCTTGAAAGCTGTGAGCTGGAAGCAGTGCTTTCCGACATTTATTTTGCTTCGAACAAGAAAAATCATACAAACATCGACGTTGATTTCGCTGCTGAACTAATgctcaattttttgtataatgttttCGATAA GGACAGAAAAGGCAAAATTCAAGTTATGTCGTCTAAATTGACTTTGGCAATTTTGAGTAATTGTGATTTGCAAGAAGTATATAGATacatttttcagcaattttctGATCATAATAACTGCATAACTCGCCAAAGATtacattcttttttattaaaaataatcgaaattactAAATATCTACACGAATACGCAAGCTATGGTCCAAAGTTGATAAATATATCAGtggaaaattgttttctaaac TCTCCCGGCTTTGTAGGCATAAACGAATCTACGTTTATATTGTGGGCAGAAAACCAACCAAAAATACTCAATTGGATCCCGATTCTTAACAGAATTAAAATGGCAGAACCAA ccTTACATTCGATCAAATGCACGTCCTGCAAGACCAGCCCAGTTCTTGGATTACTGTATAAATGTACAAAATGTAGGCGTTATACTCAATGCCAAAGATGTTTCTTCACAGGTCGAATTACCAGCTCCCATAAACTTTCTCATTCGATGCGGGAATATTGCACAGTAGTGGGAACAAGTTATAGCaagaataaattattcaataaacttCGTAAAATTATACCTTGTAGTCGAAATGGTCAAACGGTCGTTGTAGATGCAAAACCAATGAG caaTGATCAGGATTGTATCGTGACCacagataaaaaagaagtttgCGATATTAAACCGATGTCTTCGCCGCACGCTCAATTGGCTCTTATTATAAAACGATTGGAAATGCAAAACAAAGAACTTCAGCAATTTTTATTTAcggaaaatttgaaagaaaaaaaagttatgaGATACTTGGAGGAGCATAGGATACATATTAACGCACaaatagataaattaaaaacgttAAAG aattgtataagtTCTAATAACATTTCTCCCAATCTCACTTTTCGTAAATCAACCAAGAAAAGGATTGCGGAGTCAACTCCAGTTATTAGAAATACTTACAAAATAGATCGATCTGAAACGAAATCTATAGACATACTGAGTCCTATAGCTTCAGGTGCTGAAACTgtagaaaatattaatgataattacGAAGGAGTTCATGATACTGAAGATACAAGCGGAGATTTTATAGAAGATAAAAGCTCTGCATACGGCATTGATGACATTAGTACATGGATAGGGG GACCCCCAAACAACGGGCTAAAAATTAACATGACAACCAAATCTGTTTCTAAAACATCTCCTGGTGAACTCCATAATAATTTAGATGAAGCCTTGGCGAAACTTCAACAAATATTAGccaacaatttttgtttagatGAATCTCTAGGTCATATAGACAATACCAATTTGAAGTATGCAATGTCAGAAGTCGAGGGTATGCTGACATCTTTCATAGATACCGTAGAAAACAGTAGAGCCAGTTCTATAAGgtcaaagaaaaaacaagatgaaattGGTGTTgcagtttaa
- the LOC130440721 gene encoding uncharacterized protein LOC130440721 isoform X2, whose product MTRYSIQCYGIDVNKEKVCTQSDSPVFPNYKPNYVFYNLGKSEVSVEAIYGTAISWIGIITGPVVVKPGERKILEIDDRVYYVTGQKVRNLSLKTQIQMLHQELELNLPNTGEHYFTIAQTLIGFEKKFTFTKEEDSDYANINYFLLPMYSAVVNMKILFYQFGIVNQAKLELTNDNINMLKMWMNTLIEDKDGAVQYINKVFVDQYYLEYETCFPDIVYNSMAAVRQYCALNGFEYIDYWRSILKDPFTTKKPYNTAISYSTHFSRPTPLLAREMIPIEVSCPLQPKLINGRRNKMIGITVAIFRSSRNIPKIQGMVIHYENGDSINLGEASSETIPIDFKGAYLKKLTVWGCNALDMFEFLFTDGRTASCGSNVDSANVNNVFELDYHHIAGIMITNDATGLKGQSASISVSYQLTPEE is encoded by the exons ATGACTAGATACAGCATCCAGTGTTATGGAATTGATGTTAATAAGGAAAAAGTATGTACACAGTCAGATTCTCCAGTTTTTCCTAATTATAAACCAAATTATGTTTTCTACAATTTGGGAAAATCAGAAGTTAGTGTAGAAGCGATATATGGGACAGCTATTTCTTGGATTGGGATAATAACAGGGCCGGTAGTTGTGAAACCaggagaaagaaaaattttagaaattgatgATAGAGTTTATTACGTTACAGGACAAAAAGTTCGCAATCT GTCGCTGAAAACTCAGATTCAGATGTTGCATCAAGAGCTGGAGCTCAATTTACCCAACACGGGAGAACATTATTTTACAATCGCACAAACTTTAATTGGATTTGAGAAGAAATTCACGTTTACTAAAGAAGAAGATTCTGATTATGCAAATATCAATTACTTTCTCTTACCTATGTATTCGGCTGTAGTTAACATGAAGAtactattttatcaatttggaaTAGTTAATCAAGCGAAATTGGAATTAACTAATGACAATATTAACATGTTAAAGATGTGGATGAACACTCTTATAGAAGATAAAGATGGGGCAGTTCAATacattaataaagtttttgttgACCAATACTATTTAGAATATGAGACGTGTTTTCCTGATATAGTGTACAATTCTATGGCAGCAGTGCGTCAGTATTGCGCGCTTAACggttttgaatatattgattattggCGATCAATTTTAAAAGATCCATTTACTACGAAGAAACCCTACAACACTGCAATATCGTACTCCACACACTTTTCTCGGCCAACGCCTCTTTTAGCTAGAGAGATGATACCTATTGAAGTAAGTTGTCCATTGCAACCGAAATTAATCAAcggaagaagaaataaaatgatagGAATCACAGTAGCTATTTTCAGATCATCTAGGAATATTCCGAAAATTCAAGGGATGGTTATCCACTACGAAAATGGTGATTCGATAAATTTAGGAGAGGCATCTTCCGAAACAATTCCGATAGATTTCAAAGGagcttatttgaaaaaattgacagtATGGGGATGTAATGCATTagatatgtttgaatttttgtttacagaTGGTCGTACAGCATCCTGTGGATCTAATGTGGATTCAGCAAATGTAAATAACGTTTTTGAATTAGATTATCATCATATTGCTGGAATTATGATCACCAATGATGCCACTGGCTTAAAAGGACAATCCGCCAGCATATCTGTATCGTATCAGTTAACCCCAGAAGAATGA
- the LOC130440721 gene encoding uncharacterized protein LOC130440721 isoform X1, with the protein MTRYSIQCYGIDVNKEKVCTQSDSPVFPNYKPNYVFYNLGKSEVSVEAIYGTAISWIGIITGPVVVKPGERKILEIDDRVYYVTGQKVRNLGVHRALVHCSTVDGYSSFDDGPEIPLKIDINKIVKILVKFEVGKIPIVGKVFASILDYFWPSNKANVWDQIKNQVSNLIDQKVREAIEGILGAELRSLKTQIQMLHQELELNLPNTGEHYFTIAQTLIGFEKKFTFTKEEDSDYANINYFLLPMYSAVVNMKILFYQFGIVNQAKLELTNDNINMLKMWMNTLIEDKDGAVQYINKVFVDQYYLEYETCFPDIVYNSMAAVRQYCALNGFEYIDYWRSILKDPFTTKKPYNTAISYSTHFSRPTPLLAREMIPIEVSCPLQPKLINGRRNKMIGITVAIFRSSRNIPKIQGMVIHYENGDSINLGEASSETIPIDFKGAYLKKLTVWGCNALDMFEFLFTDGRTASCGSNVDSANVNNVFELDYHHIAGIMITNDATGLKGQSASISVSYQLTPEE; encoded by the exons ATGACTAGATACAGCATCCAGTGTTATGGAATTGATGTTAATAAGGAAAAAGTATGTACACAGTCAGATTCTCCAGTTTTTCCTAATTATAAACCAAATTATGTTTTCTACAATTTGGGAAAATCAGAAGTTAGTGTAGAAGCGATATATGGGACAGCTATTTCTTGGATTGGGATAATAACAGGGCCGGTAGTTGTGAAACCaggagaaagaaaaattttagaaattgatgATAGAGTTTATTACGTTACAGGACAAAAAGTTCGCAATCT TGGAGTGCATAGAGCTCTAGTACACTGTTCTACCGTTGATGGATATTCTTCATTCGATGATGGTCCTGAAATCcctttaaaaattgatataaacaaaattgtgaaaatactTGTTAAATTTGAAGTTGGGAAAATACCAATTGTTGGTAAGGTATTTGCATCCATTTTGGATTATTTCTGGCCTTCAAATAAAGCCAATGTGTGGGATCAAATCAAAAATCAAGTTAGCAATTTAATTGATCAAAAAGTAAGAGAAGCGATTGAAGGAATACTTGGCGCAGAACTCAG GTCGCTGAAAACTCAGATTCAGATGTTGCATCAAGAGCTGGAGCTCAATTTACCCAACACGGGAGAACATTATTTTACAATCGCACAAACTTTAATTGGATTTGAGAAGAAATTCACGTTTACTAAAGAAGAAGATTCTGATTATGCAAATATCAATTACTTTCTCTTACCTATGTATTCGGCTGTAGTTAACATGAAGAtactattttatcaatttggaaTAGTTAATCAAGCGAAATTGGAATTAACTAATGACAATATTAACATGTTAAAGATGTGGATGAACACTCTTATAGAAGATAAAGATGGGGCAGTTCAATacattaataaagtttttgttgACCAATACTATTTAGAATATGAGACGTGTTTTCCTGATATAGTGTACAATTCTATGGCAGCAGTGCGTCAGTATTGCGCGCTTAACggttttgaatatattgattattggCGATCAATTTTAAAAGATCCATTTACTACGAAGAAACCCTACAACACTGCAATATCGTACTCCACACACTTTTCTCGGCCAACGCCTCTTTTAGCTAGAGAGATGATACCTATTGAAGTAAGTTGTCCATTGCAACCGAAATTAATCAAcggaagaagaaataaaatgatagGAATCACAGTAGCTATTTTCAGATCATCTAGGAATATTCCGAAAATTCAAGGGATGGTTATCCACTACGAAAATGGTGATTCGATAAATTTAGGAGAGGCATCTTCCGAAACAATTCCGATAGATTTCAAAGGagcttatttgaaaaaattgacagtATGGGGATGTAATGCATTagatatgtttgaatttttgtttacagaTGGTCGTACAGCATCCTGTGGATCTAATGTGGATTCAGCAAATGTAAATAACGTTTTTGAATTAGATTATCATCATATTGCTGGAATTATGATCACCAATGATGCCACTGGCTTAAAAGGACAATCCGCCAGCATATCTGTATCGTATCAGTTAACCCCAGAAGAATGA
- the LOC130440722 gene encoding dystrophin-related protein 2-like isoform X1 codes for MNSLSWKKIEDENGFIYYFNKSTGVRQWDHPKFSEIKQRLDDCNYVKYSIYRVALKFRVLQNALYMDDVPLSVVSGVFEKHRLGANEGSLCLESCELEAVLSDIYFASNKKNHTNIDVDFAAELMLNFLYNVFDKDRKGKIQVMSSKLTLAILSNCDLQEVYRYIFQQFSDHNNCITRQRLHSFLLKIIEITKYLHEYASYGPKLINISVENCFLNSPGFVGINESTFILWAENQPKILNWIPILNRIKMAEPTLHSIKCTSCKTSPVLGLLYKCTKCRRYTQCQRCFFTGRITSSHKLSHSMREYCTVVGTSYSKNKLFNKLRKIIPCSRNGQTVVVDAKPMSNDQDCIVTTDKKEVCDIKPMSSPHAQLALIIKRLEMQNKELQQFLFTENLKEKKVMRYLEEHRIHINAQIDKLKTLKNCISSNNISPNLTFRKSTKKRIAESTPVIRNTYKIDRSETKSIDILSPIASGAETVENINDNYEGVHDTEDTSGDFIEDKSSAYGIDDISTWIGGPPNNGLKINMTTKSVSKTSPGELHNNLDEALAKLQQILANNFCLDESLGHIDNTNLKYAMSEVEGMLTSFIDTVENSRASSIRSKKKQDEIGVAV; via the exons atgaatTCTCTCTCATGGAAGAAGATAGAAgatgaaaatggttttatttattattttaa TAAATCAACTGGGGTGAGACAATGGGACCATCCAAAATTCAGTGAAATTAAGCAACGCCTCGACGATTGTAACTACGTGAAGTACTCCATATATAGGGTGGCTTTGAAATTTCGAGTACTGCAGAACGCATTATATA TGGATGACGTGCCGCTATCTGTAGTATCTggagtttttgaaaaacatcGATTGGGTGCTAATGAAGGTTCCCTGTGTCTTGAAAGCTGTGAGCTGGAAGCAGTGCTTTCCGACATTTATTTTGCTTCGAACAAGAAAAATCATACAAACATCGACGTTGATTTCGCTGCTGAACTAATgctcaattttttgtataatgttttCGATAA GGACAGAAAAGGCAAAATTCAAGTTATGTCGTCTAAATTGACTTTGGCAATTTTGAGTAATTGTGATTTGCAAGAAGTATATAGATacatttttcagcaattttctGATCATAATAACTGCATAACTCGCCAAAGATtacattcttttttattaaaaataatcgaaattactAAATATCTACACGAATACGCAAGCTATGGTCCAAAGTTGATAAATATATCAGtggaaaattgttttctaaac TCTCCCGGCTTTGTAGGCATAAACGAATCTACGTTTATATTGTGGGCAGAAAACCAACCAAAAATACTCAATTGGATCCCGATTCTTAACAGAATTAAAATGGCAGAACCAA ccTTACATTCGATCAAATGCACGTCCTGCAAGACCAGCCCAGTTCTTGGATTACTGTATAAATGTACAAAATGTAGGCGTTATACTCAATGCCAAAGATGTTTCTTCACAGGTCGAATTACCAGCTCCCATAAACTTTCTCATTCGATGCGGGAATATTGCACAGTAGTGGGAACAAGTTATAGCaagaataaattattcaataaacttCGTAAAATTATACCTTGTAGTCGAAATGGTCAAACGGTCGTTGTAGATGCAAAACCAATGAG caaTGATCAGGATTGTATCGTGACCacagataaaaaagaagtttgCGATATTAAACCGATGTCTTCGCCGCACGCTCAATTGGCTCTTATTATAAAACGATTGGAAATGCAAAACAAAGAACTTCAGCAATTTTTATTTAcggaaaatttgaaagaaaaaaaagttatgaGATACTTGGAGGAGCATAGGATACATATTAACGCACaaatagataaattaaaaacgttAAAG aattgtataagtTCTAATAACATTTCTCCCAATCTCACTTTTCGTAAATCAACCAAGAAAAGGATTGCGGAGTCAACTCCAGTTATTAGAAATACTTACAAAATAGATCGATCTGAAACGAAATCTATAGACATACTGAGTCCTATAGCTTCAGGTGCTGAAACTgtagaaaatattaatgataattacGAAGGAGTTCATGATACTGAAGATACAAGCGGAGATTTTATAGAAGATAAAAGCTCTGCATACGGCATTGATGACATTAGTACATGGATAGGGG GACCCCCAAACAACGGGCTAAAAATTAACATGACAACCAAATCTGTTTCTAAAACATCTCCTGGTGAACTCCATAATAATTTAGATGAAGCCTTGGCGAAACTTCAACAAATATTAGccaacaatttttgtttagatGAATCTCTAGGTCATATAGACAATACCAATTTGAAGTATGCAATGTCAGAAGTCGAGGGTATGCTGACATCTTTCATAGATACCGTAGAAAACAGTAGAGCCAGTTCTATAAGgtcaaagaaaaaacaagatgaaattGGTGTTgcagtttaa